A region of Athene noctua chromosome 12, bAthNoc1.hap1.1, whole genome shotgun sequence DNA encodes the following proteins:
- the PCDH1 gene encoding protocadherin-1 isoform X3: MQTPLDQRARGRYGAQRCPHPTPLQRRMKLLASCLGLWLLFQIPALVSGTRVVYKVQEEQPPNTLIGSLASDYGFPDVGHLYKLEVGAPYLRVDGKTGDIYTTETSIDRESLRECQHLLPGQPCFLEFEVSITDLILNSSPRLLEGQIEVLDINDNTPNFASPVLTLSIPENTNIGTLFPIPLAMDRDSGPNGVASYELTAGPEAQELFGLQVAEDQDEKQPQLIVMGNLDREQWDSYDLTIKVQDGGNPPRASSALLRITILDMNDNAPKFEKALYEAELSENSPVGHSVLQVKANDSDQGANAEIDYSFHQASDMVRRLLRLDRATGLITVQGPIDREDVNILKFSVMAKDKGANPKSARTQVVVTIKDMNDNAPSIEIRGIGLVTHQDGMANISEDVPVETAVALVQVSDRDEGENAVVTCVVAGDVPFQLRQASETGSDSKKKYFLQTTTPLDYESVKEYTIEIVAVDSGNPPLSSTNSLKVQVVDVNDNAPVFSQSFTEVAFPENNEPDDLVMEVSASDADSGSNAKLVYSLVTDPSSKGSFTIDPDSGEIRVKAVLDREQRERYEFLVVAADKGSPSLKGTASVAINVMDRNDNDPKFMLSGYNFSVMENMPPLSPVGMVTVIDADKGENARIQLSVEQDNGDFVIQNGTGTILSSISFDREQQSTYTFRLKAVDGGDPPRSAYVGVTINVLDENDNAPFITSPSNATYKHILPHTSPGQQVSKVKAEDIDSGVNAELTYSITGGNPFELFQISPHSGDITLEKEILRKHHGLHRLVVRVNDKGKPSRHGTALVHFYVNETLANRTLLDTLVGHSLDTPLDIDIAGDPEYERSKQRSNILFGVIAGIVAVTLVIVLVVLVRYCRQREAKSGYQAGKKETKDLYAPKQASKSSKSKSKVKKSKSPKPPKPTEDEEETGLQKSLKFNLMNDSVSDSPRIHLPLNYPPGSPDLGRHYRSNSPLPSIQLQPQSPSASKKHQVVQDLPATNTFVGTGDNNSTGSEQYSDYSYRTNPQKYTNKQLPHRRVTFSAASQAQDLQDPSQHSYYDSGLEESETPSSKSSSGPRIGPLALPEDHYERTTPDGSIGEMEHPENESPERSRL, translated from the exons ATGCAGACGCCGCTGGATCAGCGCGCAAGGGGCCGGTACGGAGCGCAGCGCTGTCCGCATCCAA CTCCCCTGCAGCGCAGGATGAAACTGCTGGCGTCCTGCCTGGGCCTGTGGCTCCTCTTCCAGATCCCTGCCCTGGTCTCTGGGACGCGTGTGGTCTACAAAGTGCAGGAGGAACAACCCCCCAACACCCTCATAGGGAGCCTGGCCTCTGACTACGGCTTCCCAGATGTGGGACACCTCTACAAACTGGAAGTGGGAGCTCCGTACCTACGTGTGGACGGCAAGACTGGGGACATCTACACCACAGAGACCTCCATCGACCGGGAGAGCTTGCGTGAGTGCCAGCACCTCCTGCCTGGACAGCCCTGCTTCCTGGAGTTCGAAGTGTCCATCACTGACCTGATCTTGAACAGCAGCCCACGCCTGCTCGAAGGGCAGATAGAGGTGCTCGATATCAATGACAACACCCCCAACTTTGCCTCGCCTGTTCTCACCCTCTCCATCCCCGAAAACACCAACATTGGGACactcttccccatccccctggCCATGGACCGGGACTCGGGCCCCAATGGCGTTGCCTCCTACGAGCTGACGGCTGGTCCGGAGGCGCAGGAGCTCTttgggctgcaggtggcggaggatCAGGATGAGAAGCAGCCGCAGCTGATCGTCATGGGGAACCTGGACCGGGAGCAGTGGGACTCCTACGATCTGACCATCAAGGTGCAGGATGGAGGCAACCCGCCACGGGCAAGCAGCGCCTTGCTTCGCATCACCATCCTGGACATGAATGACAACGCACCCAAGTTCGAGAAGGCCCTGTATGAGGCGGAGCTCTCTGAAAACAGCCCTGTGGGGCACTCTGTCCTCCAG GTGAAAGCCAACGACTCGGACCAGGGTGCCAATGCCGAAATTGACTACTCCTTCCACCAAGCCTCAGACATGGTGCGCCGGCTGCTGCGCCTGGACCGCGCCACAGGGCTCATCACCGTGCAGGGGCCCATCGACCGTGAGGATGTCAACATCCTCAAGTTCTCCGTCATGGCCAAGGACAAGGGGGCCAACCCCAAGAGCGCCCGCACCCAGGTGGTGGTCACCATCAAGGACATGAATGACAACGCGCCCTCCATAGAGATCCGAGGCATTGGGCTTGTCACCCACCAGGATGGCATGGCAAATATCTCGGAGGACGTGCCAGTAGAGACAGCAGTGGCTTTGGTGCAGGTGTCCGACCGAGATGAGGGTGAAAATGCCGTGGTGACCTGTGTGGTGGCTGGTGATGTCCCATTCCAGCTGCGGCAGGCTAGTGAAACAGGGAGCGAcagcaagaagaaatatttcctacagaCCACCACGCCACTGGACTATGAGTCAGTGAAGGAGTACACTATTGAGATTGTGGCAGTGGACTCGGGGAACCCGCCCCTCTCCAGCACCAACTCTTTGAAGGTGCAGGTGGTGGATGTGAATGACAATGCTCCTGTCTTCAGCCAGAGCTTCACCGAGGTGGCCTTCCCTGAGAACAATGAGCCTGATGACCTGGTGATGGAGGTGAGTGCCAGTGATGCTGACAGTGGCTCCAACGCCAAGCTGGTTTACTCCCTGGTAACAGACCCCTCTTCCAAGGGCTCCTTCACCATTGACCCCGACTCTGGGGAGATCCGGGTGAAGGCAGTGCTGGACCGAGAGCAGCGGGAGCGCTATGAGTTCTTGGTGGTGGCGGCAGAcaagggcagccccagcctcaaGGGCACAGCGTCTGTGGCCATCAATGTCATGGACAGGAATGACAACGACCCCAAGTTCATGCTGAGTGGCTACAACTTCTCAGTGATGGAGAACATgccgcccctcagccctgtgGGCATGGTGACGGTGATTGATGCTGACAAAGGAGAAAACGCCCGCATCCAGCTGTCAGTGGAGCAAGACAACGGGGATTTTGTCATCCAGAATGGCACTGGCACCATCCTCTCCAGCATCTCTTTTGACCGGGAGCAGCAGAGCACGTACACTTTCCGACTCAAGGCAGTGGATGGTGGGGATCCTCCCAGGTCTGCCTACGTGGGGGTGACCATCAACGTCTTGGATGAGAATGATAATGCCCCCTTCATCACTTCACCCTCCAATGCCACCTACAAacacatcctgccccacaccaGCCCTGGTCAGCAGGTGAGCAAGGTCAAGGCAGAGGACATTGACTCTGGTGTCAATGCAGAGCTGACCTACAGCATCACAGGTGGCAACCCCTTCGAGCTCTTCCAGATCTCCCCACACAGTGGAGATATCACCCTGGAGAAGGAGATCCTGCGCAAGCACCATGGCCTGCACCGCTTGGTAGTGCGTGTCAATGACAAGGGCAAGCCCTCGCGGCATGGCACGGCGCTGGTGCACTTCTACGTCAACGAGACACTGGCCAACCGCACGCTGCTGGACACGCTGGTGGGGCACAGCCTGGACACACCGCTCGACATAGACATCGCTGGAGACCCTGAATACGAGCGCAGCAAGCAGCGAAGCAACATCCTTTTCGGTGTCATCGCTGGCATCGTGGCTGTCACCCTGGTCATCGTGCTGGTCGTCCTGGTGCGCTACTGCCGGCAGCGGGAAGCCAAGAGTGGCTACCAGGCAGGCAAGAAGGAGACCAAGGACCTGTATGCACCCAAGCAGGCCAGCAAGAGTAGTAAGAGCAAGAGCAAGGTGAAGAAGAGCAAGTCTCCGAAGCCACCCAAGCCCACAGAGGATGAAGAGGAGACAGGGCTGCAGAAATCGCTCAAGTTCAACCTCATGAACGACTCTGTCAGTGACAGCCCCCGAATCCATCTGCCCCTCAACTACCCACCAGGCAGCCCAGATCTGGGTCGCCACTACCGCTCCAACTCGCCACTGCCCTCCATCCAGCTGCAGCCTCAGTCACCCTCTGCCTCCAAGAAGCACCAAGTGGTGCAGGACCTGCCAGCCACCAACACCTTTGTTGGCACCGGGGACAACAACTCTACGGGCTCCGAGCAGTACTCGGACTACAGCTACCGCACCAATCCCCAGAAATACACCAACAAGCAG